Sequence from the Catenuloplanes indicus genome:
CATCACCGATCCGTCATCGAGTGCCTGGAGCGATCTTCGACCTCCACCGTGCCTCGTGCCGATGGCGAGGTATCCGCAGCCTCGCGTCATTCCGGTGACGATCGGCAGGCAGGCCGCGTGAGCTGCGTCGTGCCGGCCGCGCCGGAGTGTGACGGTCCCGTGAAGCGTTCTACACGTTCGCGACAAAATACGCGGCGATCTCATCCCTCATAACGACATAAATGCTACTAAGTCCGGTCAGAGCAGCCGGCCAGGAGGCGAGCGGTGTGCTGTGATGGTCGCTGCTCCCGGCACCGGGACGTGCGGCCCGGGCCCGGCCGCCCGCCGATTCCGGCCGCTCTCTCGCGTCGCCTGAGGAGCAACCACCGGCCCGCACCGCCGCTTCCGGCGGCCGGCTGTGGACGCCTCGATCGCCTGTCGGCCGATCACACAGCGAAAGACGAGGACATGCTGAGAAGAATGCTCGCCGCCGTCGCGGCCGTACTGACCGGGGTCGCACTCGCCGCGTGCAGCGGTGAATCCGGGGACGATTTCGCCGCCGGCACCGACGACGGTGACCACCTGGCGCGTTTCGTACAGCAACCATGGGCGGACCTGGTGGTCGAGACCCGGATCGCGATGCAGCTGCTCGACCGGCTCGGCTACCGGACCAGCACTCAGGAGGTGTCCGTGCCCCTGGCCGCAGAAGCGCTGTCCACCGGCCAGGCCGACGCCTACCTCGGCAACTGGTGGCCCAGCCAGCAGGAGACGTTCCAGCCGGTGCTCGATGACGGGCGCGTCGAGGTCGCCGGCACCCTGCTGACCGGCACCGAGTACGCGCCCGCCGTGCCCGGGTACGTCGCCGAGGAACTGGGCATCCGGTCCCTGGCGGACCTGGACGCGCACGCCGGCGCGTTCGGCCGCGAGATCCTGGGGATCGAGCCGGGAGCGCCCGGCAACGCCACCATCCGGCAGGCCATCACGAACGACGCCTACGGGCTCGGCGACTGGAAGCTCACCGCGAGCAGCACCGAGGCGATGCTGGCCGAGGTCACCCGGCGCGCGGAGCAGAAGCGACCGGTGGCGTTCCTCGGCTGGAGCCCGCACTGGATGACCGTCGCCTGGGATCTGCACTTCCTGGAAGACCCGGAGAAGGTGTGGCCGGGCGCCGGCGAGATCCGGGTGCTGACCCGGGCCGGGCTGCGCGCCGAGGACGCCAACCTCACCAGATTCCTGTCCCAGATCACCGTCGACGCGCAGACCGCTTCACGCTGGATCGACCAGGTCGACAAGGACAAGCAGGACCCGGCCGATATCGCCGCGGCCTGGATATCCGCCAACCCGGACACGGTACGCACCTGGCTGGCCGGGGTCACCACCGCGGATGGG
This genomic interval carries:
- a CDS encoding ABC transporter substrate-binding protein, which translates into the protein MLRRMLAAVAAVLTGVALAACSGESGDDFAAGTDDGDHLARFVQQPWADLVVETRIAMQLLDRLGYRTSTQEVSVPLAAEALSTGQADAYLGNWWPSQQETFQPVLDDGRVEVAGTLLTGTEYAPAVPGYVAEELGIRSLADLDAHAGAFGREILGIEPGAPGNATIRQAITNDAYGLGDWKLTASSTEAMLAEVTRRAEQKRPVAFLGWSPHWMTVAWDLHFLEDPEKVWPGAGEIRVLTRAGLRAEDANLTRFLSQITVDAQTASRWIDQVDKDKQDPADIAAAWISANPDTVRTWLAGVTTADGKRAADEVIA